Proteins encoded in a region of the Canis lupus dingo isolate Sandy chromosome 17, ASM325472v2, whole genome shotgun sequence genome:
- the MLLT11 gene encoding protein AF1q, with protein MRDPVSSQYSSFLFWRMPIPELDLSELEGLGLSDTSIYKIKDSSTGKMTGQATGVEQEKNSEGDALLEYSTFNFWRAPIASIHSFELDLL; from the coding sequence ATGAGGGACCCTGTGAGTAGCCAGTACAGCTCCTTTCTTTTCTGGAGGATGCCCATTCCAGAACTGGATCTGTCGGAGCTGGAAGGTCTGGGTCTGTCAGATACATCCATCTACAAGATCAAAGACAGCAGCACTGGCAAAATGACCGGGCAAGCAACTGGAGTAGAACAGGAGAAGAATTCCGAAGGCGATGCCCTCCTTGAATACAGCACCTTCAACTTCTGGAGAGCTCCTATTGCCAGCATCCACTCCTTTGAACTGGACTTGCTTTAA